The proteins below are encoded in one region of Paenisporosarcina cavernae:
- a CDS encoding pyruvate, water dikinase regulatory protein, giving the protein MKKLTIYIMSDSVGETGELVAKAAVSQYRPGLHETNLKRFPHIDTKDQIREIVELARQNQAMIVYTLVQKELRTYLKELCENVNIPQIDLMGPMMEALEEKLDEIPFEEPGLVRKLDDDYFQKIEAVEFAVKYDDGRDPRGLLLADIVLVGVSRTSKTPLSQYLAHKRYKVANVPLVPEVEPPEELFLVDPAKCFGLIITPEKLNNIRKERLIALGLNDDANYAKLERISSEIEHFNRVVEKIGCEVVDVTNRAVEETANVILSKLHA; this is encoded by the coding sequence ATGAAAAAATTAACGATTTATATTATGTCAGATTCTGTTGGTGAAACAGGAGAACTAGTTGCAAAAGCCGCAGTAAGTCAATATAGACCTGGTTTGCACGAAACCAATTTAAAACGCTTTCCTCATATTGATACGAAAGATCAGATTCGTGAAATAGTAGAATTGGCTCGACAAAATCAGGCGATGATTGTTTATACGCTTGTGCAAAAAGAATTGCGGACTTACTTAAAAGAGTTATGTGAGAACGTAAATATACCTCAAATCGATTTAATGGGACCTATGATGGAAGCATTAGAGGAGAAACTAGACGAGATACCTTTCGAGGAACCTGGTTTAGTAAGGAAATTAGATGATGACTATTTTCAAAAGATCGAAGCGGTAGAATTCGCGGTTAAATATGATGATGGAAGGGACCCTAGAGGACTCCTTCTAGCGGATATTGTGTTAGTAGGTGTATCGAGAACATCTAAAACACCACTATCACAATATTTAGCCCACAAACGATATAAAGTGGCAAATGTACCGCTAGTACCAGAAGTAGAGCCTCCAGAAGAATTATTTTTGGTAGATCCTGCTAAATGTTTTGGTCTAATTATTACTCCTGAAAAATTGAACAATATACGAAAAGAACGATTGATTGCACTAGGGCTTAATGATGATGCAAATTACGCCAAACTTGAAAGAATCTCCAGCGAAATTGAGCATTTCAACCGTGTCGTTGAAAAAATTGGGTGTGAGGTTGTCGATGTGACAAATCGTGCTGTAGAAGAAACTGCGAATGTGATTTTAAGTAAATTACATGCATAA
- a CDS encoding helix-turn-helix transcriptional regulator: MSQIELNKRQEEILSIVKGNGPITGEQIAERLHLTRATLRPDLAILTMAGYLDARPRVGYFFSGKKTAQAVTDNMMSLRVRDFQSIPVVVEENVSVYDAICQMFLEDVGTLFVVDKNKLLTGVLSRKDLLRTSLGKQDLNKMPVHIMMTRMPNITYCMKNDLLIQAAKKLIDKQIDALPVVLEQANGLEVIGRLTKTNITSAFLSLAENHDI; the protein is encoded by the coding sequence GTGAGTCAGATCGAGCTCAACAAGCGTCAGGAGGAAATTCTCTCCATAGTCAAAGGAAACGGGCCAATAACTGGCGAACAAATAGCGGAAAGACTTCATTTGACGCGTGCTACTTTGCGCCCAGACTTAGCCATACTTACAATGGCAGGTTATTTAGATGCACGTCCGAGAGTAGGGTATTTCTTTAGTGGAAAAAAAACAGCACAAGCTGTTACCGATAATATGATGAGTTTGCGAGTGCGAGACTTTCAATCGATTCCAGTAGTAGTGGAAGAGAATGTTTCCGTATATGATGCAATTTGTCAGATGTTTTTAGAAGATGTTGGAACTTTATTTGTTGTCGATAAAAACAAACTATTAACAGGTGTTCTCTCGAGAAAAGATTTATTGCGTACTAGTTTAGGAAAACAAGATTTAAATAAAATGCCCGTTCATATCATGATGACTAGGATGCCCAATATCACGTATTGCATGAAAAATGATTTGCTTATACAAGCAGCAAAAAAATTAATAGACAAGCAAATCGATGCACTACCTGTCGTCTTAGAACAAGCGAATGGATTGGAAGTCATTGGACGGTTAACAAAAACAAATATTACAAGTGCGTTTTTGTCACTTGCAGAAAATCATGATATTTGA
- a CDS encoding glycine--tRNA ligase encodes MTSMEQIVSLAKHRGFVFPGSDIYGGLANTWDYGPLGIELKNNIKKAWWKKFVQESPYNVGLDAAILMNPSVWKASGHIGNFNDPMIDCKSCKARHRADKIIEDALDAKGIEMIVDGLPFEEMEKLIVEHDIKCSECGAQDFTGIRQFNLMFKTSQGVTESSSNDIYLRPETAQGIFVNFKNVQRSMRKKMPFGIAQIGKSFRNEITPGNFTFRTREFEQMELEFFCKPGEDLKWFQYWRDFCKNWLLSLHMSESNMRLRDHDEDELSHYSNATTDVEYKFPFGWGELWGIADRTDFDLKRHMEHSGEDFEYIDTVTNERYVPYCIEPSLGADRVTLAFLCDAYDEEQLEGDDKRTVLRFHPAIAPYKVAILPLSKKLSENASSIFTDLSKKFMVDFDESQSIGKRYRRQDEIGTPFCITYDFDSQEDNQVTVRHRDSMEQVRMPIHVVAAYIEKHLEF; translated from the coding sequence ATGACTTCAATGGAACAAATCGTAAGTCTAGCTAAACATCGTGGATTTGTATTTCCTGGCTCTGACATTTATGGAGGCCTTGCAAATACATGGGATTATGGTCCGCTGGGAATTGAACTGAAAAATAATATCAAAAAAGCATGGTGGAAAAAATTCGTCCAAGAATCACCATATAATGTGGGATTAGATGCTGCTATCTTAATGAACCCTTCTGTTTGGAAAGCTTCAGGTCATATAGGAAATTTTAATGACCCTATGATCGATTGTAAATCTTGTAAAGCTAGACATCGTGCAGATAAAATTATCGAAGATGCTTTAGACGCAAAAGGAATTGAAATGATTGTAGATGGACTTCCATTTGAAGAAATGGAGAAACTCATCGTCGAGCATGATATCAAATGTTCAGAATGTGGTGCTCAAGATTTTACGGGTATTCGTCAGTTTAATCTAATGTTTAAAACATCCCAAGGTGTAACAGAGTCTTCTTCAAACGATATTTATTTACGACCTGAGACTGCTCAAGGTATTTTCGTTAATTTTAAAAATGTTCAGCGATCCATGAGAAAAAAAATGCCATTTGGTATTGCGCAAATTGGAAAAAGCTTTCGAAACGAAATCACTCCTGGGAACTTCACATTCCGTACGCGAGAATTTGAACAAATGGAACTTGAATTCTTTTGCAAACCTGGTGAAGACTTAAAGTGGTTCCAATATTGGAGAGATTTTTGTAAAAACTGGTTACTTTCTTTGCACATGAGTGAGTCAAATATGCGTTTGCGTGATCACGATGAGGATGAATTATCCCATTACTCCAACGCTACAACAGATGTAGAATATAAATTCCCATTCGGTTGGGGAGAACTATGGGGTATTGCAGATCGTACTGACTTTGACTTAAAACGACATATGGAGCATTCTGGAGAAGATTTTGAATATATTGATACAGTGACAAATGAACGCTATGTGCCGTATTGTATTGAACCATCTCTGGGAGCGGATCGTGTAACACTCGCTTTTTTATGTGACGCATATGACGAGGAACAACTAGAAGGTGATGACAAGCGTACCGTATTGCGTTTCCACCCTGCTATTGCACCGTATAAAGTTGCGATCTTGCCGCTATCTAAAAAGCTTTCCGAAAATGCAAGTAGCATTTTTACCGACTTAAGTAAAAAATTCATGGTAGATTTCGATGAGTCACAATCTATTGGAAAACGCTATCGTCGTCAAGATGAAATTGGTACGCCTTTCTGTATTACGTACGATTTTGATTCACAAGAAGACAATCAAGTAACGGTAAGACATCGTGATTCCATGGAACAAGTTCGTATGCCAATTCATGTTGTAGCTGCTTACATTGAAAAACATCTTGAATTTTAA
- the recO gene encoding DNA repair protein RecO, whose amino-acid sequence MLHRIEGIVIKTRDYGETNKIVTVYTKENGKITAMARGAKKAASRLSAITQLFSYGSFLIQKGSGMGTIQQGELLESYRFLREDFEATAYASYIVEIMDRLTEEERPSDGIYHLLLQALHAISEKYDPEAIALFVEWKMLQVAGIYPMMTKCTNCGASEGEFAFSFQQIGLLCHRCFEVDPYIIRLTPTQLKLIRLFMEVPIEQVGKLEIKKETKQFIKKIVRTIYDEQTGLRLKSRKFLDQIDRTPDWFSQTKASPSKEEKPDSP is encoded by the coding sequence ATGCTCCATCGAATCGAAGGTATCGTCATTAAAACACGAGATTACGGAGAAACAAATAAAATTGTCACGGTGTATACGAAAGAAAATGGAAAAATAACTGCTATGGCTAGAGGGGCAAAAAAAGCTGCGAGTAGATTGTCTGCAATCACTCAATTGTTTTCATATGGATCATTTCTAATTCAAAAAGGAAGTGGAATGGGAACTATTCAGCAAGGCGAACTACTTGAATCGTATCGATTCCTTCGAGAAGACTTTGAAGCAACGGCTTATGCAAGTTATATTGTCGAAATTATGGACCGTTTAACCGAAGAAGAGCGGCCATCAGACGGAATTTATCATTTATTACTGCAAGCTCTACACGCTATTTCAGAGAAGTACGACCCTGAAGCGATTGCGTTATTCGTCGAGTGGAAGATGCTTCAAGTAGCGGGAATATATCCGATGATGACCAAATGCACCAATTGTGGAGCTTCTGAAGGGGAATTTGCGTTTTCTTTTCAACAAATTGGCTTATTATGTCATCGCTGTTTCGAAGTAGATCCGTATATTATTCGATTAACTCCTACTCAATTAAAACTAATACGTTTATTCATGGAAGTACCAATTGAGCAAGTAGGAAAACTTGAAATTAAAAAAGAAACAAAACAATTTATAAAAAAAATCGTTCGAACGATTTACGACGAACAAACTGGCCTACGATTAAAAAGCCGAAAATTTCTCGATCAAATTGATCGAACTCCTGATTGGTTCAGTCAGACAAAAGCCAGCCCGTCAAAAGAAGAGAAGCCAGATTCCCCATAG
- the era gene encoding GTPase Era yields MLENKPGYKSGFVAIIGRPNAGKSTFLNRVVGQKIAIMSDKPQTTRNKVQGVYTTDEAQIVFIDTPGINEPRHKLGDFMLKVAKNTLRGVDAIILMVDSTDRIGKQDRYILDMLEGTETPVYLVMNKIDLIHPDKLVSVMESFQAEFSFAGVIPISALEGNNMEKLLVTLTNQLPEGPQYYPADQVTDHPERFIISELIREKILHLTHEEIPHSIAVVIEKIKRDEDNNKIRVSATIMVERESQKGIVIGKKGALLKEVGIRARKDIEMLLGSSVFLEMWVKVQKDWRNKSTHLRDFGFREDEY; encoded by the coding sequence ATGCTGGAGAATAAACCAGGATACAAATCAGGATTTGTTGCAATTATTGGACGTCCGAATGCTGGGAAATCCACTTTTTTAAACCGAGTTGTCGGCCAAAAAATTGCGATTATGAGTGATAAACCACAAACAACACGAAATAAAGTGCAAGGCGTGTATACAACTGATGAAGCACAAATCGTCTTTATAGATACTCCAGGAATTAATGAGCCAAGGCACAAACTTGGTGACTTTATGCTGAAAGTTGCAAAAAATACACTTCGTGGTGTAGATGCGATTATCTTAATGGTGGATTCTACGGATCGAATTGGTAAGCAGGATCGATATATTCTAGATATGTTAGAAGGTACGGAAACACCCGTTTATCTTGTGATGAATAAAATTGATTTAATTCATCCCGATAAGTTAGTGAGTGTAATGGAAAGCTTTCAAGCAGAATTCTCTTTTGCGGGTGTTATTCCGATTTCTGCGCTTGAGGGAAACAACATGGAAAAATTGTTAGTAACGCTGACCAACCAGTTACCGGAAGGACCACAATATTATCCCGCTGATCAAGTAACAGATCATCCAGAACGGTTTATTATTTCGGAACTTATTCGTGAAAAAATACTACATCTTACACATGAAGAAATACCGCATTCAATTGCTGTTGTTATTGAAAAAATTAAACGCGATGAAGATAACAATAAAATTCGTGTGAGTGCGACGATTATGGTGGAGAGAGAATCTCAAAAAGGCATCGTAATTGGAAAAAAAGGTGCACTACTCAAAGAGGTGGGAATTCGAGCTCGAAAAGACATCGAAATGCTGCTGGGGTCCAGTGTCTTTTTAGAAATGTGGGTAAAAGTCCAAAAAGATTGGCGCAATAAATCGACGCATTTACGTGACTTTGGATTCCGCGAAGACGAATATTAA
- a CDS encoding cytidine deaminase, which translates to MKKEQLIEESKIARKNAYVPYSHFQVGAALLTTEGEVYHGCNIENAGYSMTNCAERTAFFKAVSEGKKSFAALSVVADTKGPVSPCGACRQVMAEFCSPDMPVYLTNLHGDVQETTVAELLPGAFSPEDLHHAGE; encoded by the coding sequence TTGAAAAAAGAACAACTAATAGAAGAATCTAAAATAGCACGAAAAAATGCATATGTTCCTTATTCACATTTCCAAGTTGGTGCAGCATTATTAACAACCGAAGGAGAAGTGTATCACGGATGTAATATTGAAAATGCTGGTTATTCCATGACAAATTGCGCAGAGAGAACTGCCTTTTTTAAAGCAGTATCTGAGGGCAAAAAGTCATTTGCAGCATTAAGTGTAGTAGCTGACACAAAAGGACCTGTTTCTCCTTGTGGCGCTTGCCGTCAAGTAATGGCGGAGTTTTGTTCACCTGATATGCCTGTATACTTAACAAATTTACATGGAGATGTTCAAGAAACAACAGTTGCAGAGTTGTTACCTGGAGCTTTTTCACCGGAGGATTTACATCATGCTGGAGAATAA
- a CDS encoding diacylglycerol kinase family protein has product MWSKKFWHGFHYAFEGFIHAVKTERNFRFHLVSALIVLVVSWWLRISFFEWIIVILLITGVLVLELLNTVLERVVNLIMPTQHPLAKQAKDVSAAAVFVFALASAIIGLLIFLPKISTMIN; this is encoded by the coding sequence ATGTGGAGTAAGAAATTTTGGCACGGATTTCACTATGCTTTTGAGGGATTCATTCATGCAGTAAAAACAGAACGAAATTTCCGATTTCATCTAGTCAGTGCTCTTATCGTACTAGTTGTATCTTGGTGGCTTCGTATCTCTTTTTTTGAATGGATAATTGTTATTCTACTGATCACCGGAGTACTGGTATTAGAATTGCTAAACACAGTGTTGGAACGAGTTGTTAATTTAATTATGCCAACCCAGCATCCTCTGGCAAAACAAGCAAAGGATGTCAGTGCCGCTGCAGTCTTTGTATTTGCACTGGCAAGTGCTATAATCGGATTACTCATCTTTTTACCGAAGATTAGTACAATGATAAATTGA
- the ybeY gene encoding rRNA maturation RNase YbeY, with the protein MTIEIDFIEELEIAEETKHLVSKVITHAAVQEGIKELAELSVTFTSNAGIQKINAEYRGKDSATDVISFAMEEGDTMPIQGMTDIPRILGDIIISTERAVEQAAEYGHSSKREIAFLALHGFLHLLGYDHMTEQEEKVMTRRQEEILESLGLTRDVE; encoded by the coding sequence ATGACAATTGAGATCGATTTTATCGAAGAGCTTGAAATAGCAGAAGAAACCAAACATCTTGTAAGCAAAGTGATTACACACGCAGCAGTGCAAGAGGGGATAAAGGAATTAGCCGAATTGTCGGTGACATTTACGTCAAATGCAGGTATTCAAAAAATTAACGCTGAATATCGAGGGAAAGATAGTGCAACAGATGTTATTTCTTTTGCGATGGAAGAAGGCGACACAATGCCTATACAGGGAATGACTGATATACCTCGAATTTTAGGCGATATCATTATATCTACCGAACGAGCAGTAGAACAAGCAGCAGAATATGGGCATAGCTCAAAACGCGAAATTGCCTTTCTAGCATTACATGGATTTTTACATCTTCTCGGGTATGACCATATGACGGAACAAGAAGAAAAAGTAATGACACGACGTCAAGAGGAAATACTCGAGTCATTAGGGCTTACACGAGATGTGGAGTAA
- a CDS encoding HD family phosphohydrolase — MTTKLPNSKKFTQSSLFPIIILFVLGAFLYGILFTNVQTEQFDIKALQLSKETIRAAKTVEDPVKTVQEKERAADEVEPVYVFDEDIASNQSAYLRSLFEYVQDAKVSTEFGTENEKLEFLMSNVNKLDENPISSGLTKEDLQQLLELSESELITMKNEFSDMVYAALDQPLMESDSFDTEKELVDSVKAKNEFSSSLESTLSKLIEGSIIPTENFDEEQTKANKQAAIDKVEPTKILQGQVLVQEGELIDRETYRQLELLGMLTNQVSMKPYIGLGLFVLLLISFMYMQYVVMPEENYRNRNLFISAIVLLIGVGLMKLLSVLSHNFDVRVAFLFPTALVPMLLLHLLSDKFAILMTILSAAAAGIIFQESYASILQMDIALYLLFGGIASMYWSLKKGTSSTILRTSMVVTIVNIVFVTFYLLMSSSSFGWSEWAFYLVAAIASGFLSGALTIGLLPFFETVFGILSPMKLIELSNPNHPLLKKILVETPGTYHHSVMVANLADAACEAVSANGLLARVGAYYHDIGKTIRPRFFIENQMGELNPHDAISPEKSRDIILAHAVDGAKILTKHKMPDEIIAIANEHHGTSLLKYFFHKAKEEGKDVSEAEFRYDGPRPKTREAAIVMVADSVEAAVRSMKSPSPEKIEGLVQKIVQDKLQDGQFDDCPLTLSEIHTVERVICETLHGIFHSRIEYPK, encoded by the coding sequence TTGACAACTAAGCTACCAAATTCGAAGAAGTTTACTCAATCTTCTCTATTCCCAATAATCATTCTTTTTGTCCTAGGTGCTTTTTTATATGGCATTCTATTTACGAATGTGCAAACAGAACAATTTGATATTAAAGCCCTACAACTTTCGAAAGAGACTATACGTGCAGCTAAAACAGTGGAAGATCCTGTGAAAACCGTACAAGAAAAAGAACGAGCTGCTGATGAAGTCGAACCTGTTTACGTATTTGACGAGGATATTGCATCGAATCAATCTGCTTATTTACGGTCATTATTCGAATATGTGCAAGATGCAAAAGTTTCTACAGAGTTTGGAACCGAGAATGAAAAGCTTGAATTTTTAATGAGTAATGTAAACAAACTGGATGAGAATCCAATCTCCTCGGGCTTAACGAAAGAAGATTTACAACAGTTGTTGGAGCTTTCCGAGAGTGAACTTATTACAATGAAAAATGAATTTTCCGATATGGTTTATGCTGCGTTAGATCAACCTTTAATGGAATCAGATAGTTTCGATACAGAGAAGGAGTTAGTAGATTCTGTTAAAGCGAAAAACGAATTCTCTTCAAGCTTAGAATCGACACTCTCAAAATTGATTGAAGGTAGTATTATTCCTACAGAAAATTTCGATGAAGAACAAACAAAAGCAAATAAGCAAGCGGCGATCGATAAAGTGGAGCCAACGAAAATTTTACAAGGACAAGTGTTAGTGCAAGAAGGGGAGTTAATTGATCGAGAAACGTATCGTCAATTAGAATTGCTAGGAATGTTAACGAACCAAGTATCCATGAAGCCGTATATCGGATTGGGTCTCTTTGTATTGTTACTTATTTCGTTTATGTATATGCAATATGTCGTCATGCCGGAGGAGAACTATAGAAATAGAAATCTCTTCATCAGTGCCATCGTATTATTAATTGGTGTAGGACTAATGAAATTACTAAGTGTTCTTTCACACAATTTCGATGTACGAGTTGCTTTTTTATTTCCTACCGCTTTAGTTCCAATGTTATTACTTCATTTATTGTCCGATAAATTTGCGATCTTAATGACAATTCTATCTGCTGCAGCTGCTGGGATCATTTTTCAAGAATCCTACGCATCTATTTTGCAAATGGATATCGCACTTTATTTGTTATTTGGTGGCATTGCATCTATGTATTGGAGCTTGAAAAAAGGGACTTCATCCACTATTTTGAGAACTAGCATGGTGGTAACAATCGTGAATATTGTTTTTGTGACGTTCTACTTGCTAATGAGTTCAAGCAGTTTTGGTTGGTCGGAATGGGCATTTTATCTTGTCGCAGCAATTGCTTCAGGATTTCTCTCAGGAGCACTTACTATCGGCCTGCTACCTTTTTTTGAAACGGTATTTGGAATACTTTCTCCAATGAAGCTGATCGAGTTATCAAATCCAAATCATCCACTCTTGAAAAAAATTTTAGTAGAGACACCAGGAACATATCATCATAGTGTGATGGTGGCGAATTTAGCGGATGCAGCTTGCGAAGCGGTAAGTGCGAACGGATTATTAGCTAGAGTCGGTGCATACTATCATGACATTGGCAAAACAATACGACCAAGATTTTTTATTGAAAATCAAATGGGTGAACTCAATCCACATGATGCGATTTCACCTGAAAAAAGTCGTGATATTATTTTGGCGCATGCAGTGGATGGTGCCAAAATTTTAACTAAACATAAAATGCCAGACGAGATAATTGCTATAGCAAATGAGCATCATGGGACATCCTTACTAAAATACTTTTTTCATAAAGCAAAAGAAGAAGGAAAAGATGTGTCTGAAGCAGAATTTCGTTATGACGGACCGAGACCTAAAACAAGAGAAGCAGCCATCGTGATGGTGGCGGATAGTGTAGAAGCGGCTGTAAGATCGATGAAAAGTCCTTCTCCTGAAAAGATTGAAGGTTTAGTTCAAAAAATTGTGCAAGATAAATTACAAGATGGACAATTTGATGATTGTCCCCTGACATTAAGTGAAATTCACACGGTAGAAAGAGTAATTTGCGAAACATTACATGGAATTTTCCATTCACGCATTGAATATCCCAAATAA
- a CDS encoding PhoH family protein — protein sequence MTDQNYTELHLEDPNDTIQLVGISDANTTLIEEAFHVQLVTRGETIRIVGEEENRLTAKQILLQLIRVIRRGIQINQRDVSSAVEMAQNGTIEYFAELYDEEIARTTKGKAIRAKTIGQREYIQAIRKHDLVFGIGPAGTGKTYLAVVLATQALKNGAVKRIILTRPAVEAGESLGFLPGDLKEKVDPYLRPLYDALHDVLGAEQTERLIERGTIEIAPLAYMRGRTLDDAFVILDEAQNTTKAQMKMFLTRLGFGSKMVITGDKTQIDLPKGAESGLKVAESILGNVSDIHFQYLESADVVRHPLVGKIIQAYEAQRSE from the coding sequence ATGACTGATCAAAACTACACGGAATTACATTTAGAAGATCCAAATGACACGATACAACTAGTCGGTATTTCGGATGCAAATACAACTTTAATTGAAGAAGCTTTTCACGTCCAACTAGTAACAAGAGGCGAAACCATTCGTATTGTTGGGGAAGAAGAAAACCGTTTGACGGCAAAACAAATATTGCTTCAATTAATTCGAGTTATTCGTCGAGGAATACAAATTAACCAACGAGATGTCAGTTCAGCAGTGGAAATGGCTCAAAATGGAACCATTGAATATTTTGCAGAACTCTATGATGAAGAAATTGCCCGTACGACAAAAGGAAAAGCAATACGAGCGAAAACAATTGGTCAGCGAGAATATATTCAAGCCATCCGAAAACACGATTTGGTTTTTGGGATTGGACCTGCTGGTACTGGGAAAACGTATTTAGCGGTTGTATTAGCAACGCAAGCATTAAAAAATGGTGCTGTAAAACGTATTATTTTAACTCGCCCTGCTGTAGAAGCTGGGGAAAGTCTTGGATTTTTACCAGGAGATTTAAAGGAAAAAGTTGATCCTTATTTACGTCCTTTATATGATGCATTGCATGATGTTTTAGGTGCAGAGCAAACGGAACGATTAATTGAACGAGGAACAATTGAGATCGCTCCTTTAGCGTACATGAGAGGAAGAACATTGGACGATGCTTTTGTTATATTGGATGAAGCGCAAAATACAACGAAAGCACAAATGAAGATGTTTTTAACTCGTTTAGGATTTGGTTCGAAAATGGTCATTACTGGTGATAAAACGCAAATTGATTTGCCAAAAGGGGCAGAGTCTGGATTAAAAGTAGCTGAGTCCATTTTAGGAAATGTATCCGATATTCATTTCCAATACTTAGAATCAGCAGATGTCGTTCGACATCCTTTAGTCGGGAAAATTATACAAGCATATGAAGCGCAGCGGTCTGAATAG
- a CDS encoding sporulation protein YqfD yields the protein MDGRKLVIVKKIQNNYRITFHSSYGRKHLQTFHEHKIPIRRVHIANETIHFVVSSNDYLKVKEYFHRHHITFQSEIIPKWNFLHVSIPHQLGSLLFISLPIIFSLFLWEIEIVDEELERKEEISQLLSQLPIKQGQPLTNVPKDDVVRRTILSKHTDIAWIHLFRDGGKLTIRIQSSPDPIITANRPAKPSDLVAQRKAIVSSFKLSSGERVVSMHDSVSKGELLVKGTIETPDGPAVIGAEGSVLGEFWIERSFSLSTKQKIVSRDRYLNEILLPIIAKNTIMSLSSDGEIIQEKVLHIEWTNDTVKGKILYLVKDRISSYRIISQGD from the coding sequence GTGGATGGAAGAAAGCTTGTGATAGTAAAGAAAATTCAAAATAACTATAGAATCACTTTCCATTCATCCTATGGAAGGAAACATTTGCAAACATTTCATGAACACAAAATTCCGATTCGTCGTGTTCATATTGCGAATGAAACCATTCACTTTGTTGTCTCGTCTAATGATTACCTAAAAGTAAAAGAATATTTCCATCGACATCATATCACCTTTCAATCAGAAATTATTCCGAAATGGAATTTTCTTCATGTTAGCATTCCTCATCAGCTTGGTTCGTTACTGTTTATCAGTTTGCCTATTATATTTTCGTTGTTTCTATGGGAGATAGAAATAGTAGATGAAGAGTTAGAAAGAAAAGAGGAAATCAGTCAACTATTATCCCAACTCCCGATTAAACAAGGACAACCGTTAACAAATGTACCGAAAGACGATGTTGTGCGTAGAACAATATTATCCAAACATACGGATATCGCCTGGATTCACTTATTTCGTGATGGGGGTAAACTTACGATTCGTATACAATCTTCCCCAGACCCAATTATTACGGCCAATCGTCCTGCAAAACCGAGTGATTTAGTGGCACAAAGAAAGGCGATCGTCTCTTCCTTTAAGTTAAGCAGTGGAGAACGTGTCGTTTCCATGCATGATTCTGTTTCAAAAGGTGAATTATTAGTAAAAGGAACGATTGAAACCCCTGATGGTCCAGCGGTTATTGGGGCAGAAGGAAGTGTATTAGGAGAGTTTTGGATCGAACGATCATTTTCTCTATCAACTAAGCAAAAAATAGTTTCACGAGATCGTTATCTGAATGAAATACTTTTACCGATTATTGCTAAAAATACCATCATGAGCTTAAGTAGCGATGGTGAAATTATACAGGAAAAGGTTTTACACATAGAATGGACAAATGATACAGTTAAAGGAAAGATATTATACTTAGTGAAAGATCGTATTTCATCTTACCGAATTATCTCACAAGGAGACTGA